In one Solidesulfovibrio fructosivorans JJ] genomic region, the following are encoded:
- a CDS encoding flagellar basal body L-ring protein FlgH, with translation MIRKQFLPLLLIAGLAACAPASKKATPMPQVTPTVAKAPPPAQNPGSVFSQNQPTFLFDDTRARRIGDILTVNIVDTSKSDLKAETKNDKTSSQQFGVSNYFGNKTITGNLPGQLGGPDFGMKGYTGSTPLVSVSNAEKFQSKGETKRESAVTASIGCRIVNILPGGVMQLEGARQTRVNNENQIIVVKGLVRPIDVGPSNTVASTQLADCQIEYYGEGDLADRQKSGWLARILDNVWPF, from the coding sequence ATGATACGCAAGCAATTTCTTCCCCTGCTCCTGATCGCGGGACTTGCCGCCTGCGCGCCGGCCTCCAAGAAGGCCACGCCCATGCCCCAGGTCACGCCGACAGTGGCCAAGGCCCCGCCGCCGGCCCAGAACCCCGGCTCGGTCTTCAGCCAGAACCAGCCCACGTTCCTGTTCGACGACACCCGGGCCCGGCGCATCGGCGACATTTTGACCGTCAACATCGTGGACACGTCCAAGTCCGACCTCAAGGCCGAGACGAAAAACGACAAGACCAGCAGCCAGCAGTTCGGCGTGTCCAACTACTTCGGCAACAAGACCATCACCGGCAACCTGCCCGGCCAGCTCGGCGGGCCGGACTTCGGCATGAAGGGATACACCGGCTCCACCCCGCTGGTGAGCGTGAGCAATGCCGAGAAGTTTCAGAGCAAGGGCGAAACCAAGCGTGAATCCGCCGTCACCGCCTCCATCGGCTGCCGCATCGTCAACATCCTGCCCGGCGGGGTGATGCAGTTGGAAGGGGCGCGGCAGACCCGCGTCAACAACGAAAACCAGATCATCGTGGTCAAGGGGCTGGTACGCCCCATCGACGTCGGCCCGAGCAACACCGTGGCCTCGACCCAGCTGGCCGACTGCCAGATCGAGTACTACGGCGAGGGCGACCTGGCCGACCGCCAGAAGAGCGGCTGGCTGGCCCGGATCCTCGACAACGTCTGGCCGTTTTAA
- the flgL gene encoding flagellar hook-associated protein FlgL — translation MALRVTQQMLYGTVINQNNASLARLMATNEQASTQKRINAPSDDPNGAVQVLGTRTDLSQLGQYQSNITSAKGWLNQADSTLSSTSTLITTIKSYAEQAATGTVTQENRNEIATQIRQYFGQLISLANTTYNGDSIFAGQKTNTAAYTQGLWMNSNDATFDAAVSASGGFAISGGSDETVLVQFMGTDPTNYQPAFQYSSDGGTTWNNGTYATAPGASSQTLNLGSGLTMDLDANALTNVTACADHNDSDGTWMWIRPTAVYQGNTNQDVTVFSVDTGGGTATASASGTFSGNVMVRMDDTSGPQYQYSYSTDGGTSWVTGNTSSNIGPPTTLAVPGGLLTITAGAPADGDQFFIQPSTADIPIGISPTDSVVVNGVGTEIFGGIDNNRAVTFSGSNAGNLFETVGKLVGYLETNNQHGIQNCLDDLTASQNQVLVAASSVGARENRVTSAGTMVTTLQENATSTLSNVEDADLTALITTLSEQELAYQAVLKSSSMVMDMSLVKYI, via the coding sequence ATGGCTCTGCGCGTCACCCAGCAAATGCTCTATGGCACCGTCATCAACCAGAACAACGCCTCGCTCGCCAGGTTGATGGCGACCAACGAACAGGCCTCCACCCAAAAGCGCATCAACGCGCCGTCCGACGATCCCAACGGCGCGGTGCAGGTGCTCGGCACCAGAACCGACCTGAGCCAGCTGGGCCAGTACCAGAGCAACATCACCTCGGCCAAGGGCTGGCTCAACCAGGCCGACAGCACGCTGAGCTCCACCAGCACGCTCATCACCACCATCAAGAGCTACGCCGAGCAGGCGGCCACGGGCACGGTCACCCAGGAAAACCGCAACGAGATCGCCACCCAGATCCGGCAGTATTTCGGGCAGCTCATTTCCCTGGCCAACACCACCTACAACGGCGATTCGATTTTTGCCGGCCAGAAGACCAATACAGCGGCCTATACGCAAGGCCTGTGGATGAACAGCAACGACGCCACCTTCGATGCGGCCGTCAGCGCAAGCGGCGGGTTCGCCATTTCGGGAGGCTCGGACGAGACGGTGCTGGTGCAGTTTATGGGCACGGACCCCACGAATTACCAGCCCGCTTTCCAATATTCCAGCGACGGCGGCACGACCTGGAACAACGGAACGTACGCCACGGCCCCAGGCGCATCGAGCCAGACCCTGAACCTCGGTTCGGGCCTGACCATGGACCTCGACGCCAATGCGCTGACCAACGTGACCGCCTGCGCCGACCACAACGACAGCGACGGCACCTGGATGTGGATTCGACCGACCGCCGTCTACCAGGGCAACACCAACCAGGACGTCACGGTTTTTAGCGTGGACACGGGCGGCGGCACGGCCACGGCCTCTGCCTCGGGCACGTTTAGCGGCAACGTCATGGTGCGCATGGACGACACGTCCGGCCCGCAATACCAGTATTCCTACAGTACCGACGGCGGGACGTCCTGGGTGACGGGCAACACGTCGAGCAACATCGGGCCGCCGACGACCCTGGCCGTGCCCGGCGGACTTTTGACGATCACGGCCGGCGCGCCCGCCGATGGCGACCAGTTTTTCATCCAGCCGAGCACGGCCGACATTCCCATCGGCATTTCCCCCACCGATTCGGTGGTGGTCAACGGCGTCGGCACGGAGATCTTCGGCGGCATCGACAACAACCGGGCCGTGACGTTTAGCGGTTCCAACGCCGGCAACCTCTTCGAGACGGTGGGCAAGCTCGTCGGCTACCTGGAGACGAACAACCAGCACGGCATCCAGAACTGCCTGGACGACCTGACCGCCTCGCAAAACCAGGTGCTGGTGGCGGCTTCGTCGGTGGGCGCCCGGGAGAACCGGGTGACCTCGGCCGGGACCATGGTCACGACATTGCAGGAGAACGCCACATCGACGCTCAGCAATGTCGAGGACGCGGACCTGACGGCGCTGATCACGACGCTGTCGGAACAGGAACTGGCCTACCAGGCGGTGCTCAAGTCCTCCAGCATGGTCATGGACATGTCCCTGGTCAAGTACATTTAG
- a CDS encoding peptidoglycan DD-metalloendopeptidase family protein: protein MSLPSGMGDLAATGSLQADVAQKLRVDALRKNLIPGKTKEAKLREACQGFESVFISQLFKEMRATVPKDGMLHGHYEDQYYSMFDKAMCDQLAADGGIGLADMMYRQLKGQVMGKDGKAEPGDILPANRPVPAHGSSLSGVPRIPVPGGAAPTGKRGIPAERFSPEMAAAMARPGVSPLASAHAPTTGTGDIAAAATQAAAPMAAPVNGEITSEYGWRDDPFKGDRAWHAGMDIAAPAGSAVSSCWGGTVVFAGAKGGYGNVVEVEHPGGWKSIYGHLSHYSVKAGDHVAAGGKIAEVGSTGRSTGPHLHFELRRGEGTVDPQRMLAASGLIQDAS from the coding sequence GTGAGCCTTCCTTCCGGCATGGGCGATCTGGCCGCGACGGGGTCCTTGCAGGCCGATGTGGCGCAAAAGCTGCGCGTCGACGCCCTGCGGAAAAACCTCATTCCCGGCAAGACCAAGGAGGCCAAGCTGCGCGAGGCCTGCCAGGGATTCGAGTCGGTCTTCATCTCCCAGCTCTTCAAGGAGATGCGCGCCACCGTGCCGAAGGACGGGATGCTCCACGGGCATTACGAGGACCAATATTATTCGATGTTCGACAAGGCCATGTGCGACCAGCTCGCGGCCGACGGCGGCATCGGCCTGGCCGACATGATGTACCGCCAGCTCAAGGGGCAGGTGATGGGCAAGGACGGCAAGGCCGAACCGGGCGACATCCTGCCGGCCAACCGGCCCGTGCCAGCCCACGGATCGTCCTTGTCCGGCGTGCCGCGCATACCGGTTCCGGGCGGCGCCGCCCCGACCGGCAAGCGCGGCATTCCGGCCGAACGTTTTTCGCCGGAGATGGCCGCCGCCATGGCCCGGCCCGGCGTCTCGCCCCTGGCCTCCGCCCATGCGCCGACGACGGGCACGGGCGATATCGCGGCCGCCGCGACCCAGGCCGCGGCGCCCATGGCCGCGCCGGTCAACGGCGAAATCACCTCGGAATACGGTTGGCGCGACGATCCTTTCAAGGGCGACCGGGCCTGGCACGCCGGCATGGACATCGCGGCGCCGGCCGGGTCGGCGGTTTCCTCCTGCTGGGGCGGCACGGTCGTTTTTGCCGGGGCCAAGGGCGGCTACGGCAACGTGGTCGAGGTGGAGCACCCCGGCGGATGGAAGAGTATTTACGGGCACTTGAGCCATTATTCGGTCAAGGCGGGCGACCATGTCGCGGCTGGCGGAAAAATTGCAGAGGTTGGCAGTACCGGGCGTTCCACCGGGCCGCATCTGCACTTCGAACTGCGCCGGGGAGAGGGAACGGTCGATCCGCAGCGGATGCTGGCCGCTTCGGGACTGATTCAGGACGCTTCGTAG
- the flgN gene encoding flagellar export chaperone FlgN, translating into MIARILSNLERQLKAVMLLDTLQQEEFSHLSVRNPGGVASAEFSIQELLRQLTVERHSLHAIYAALDPGAKRLDDVIGRFSPEEVEKAGGLVAAIDAGQQRCAKQASRNYAMALGLYDVAKGSLDTLRKLLVPKKGVYGATGRMATGTSGPGIISGRL; encoded by the coding sequence ATGATCGCGAGGATACTGTCCAACCTCGAACGCCAACTCAAGGCCGTTATGCTGCTGGACACGCTGCAACAGGAAGAATTTTCCCACCTTTCCGTCCGCAACCCGGGCGGGGTCGCCTCCGCCGAGTTTTCCATCCAGGAGCTTTTGCGCCAGCTGACCGTGGAGCGCCACAGCCTGCACGCGATTTACGCGGCGCTCGATCCCGGGGCCAAGCGCCTTGACGACGTCATCGGCCGCTTTTCCCCCGAGGAAGTGGAAAAGGCCGGCGGGCTCGTGGCGGCCATCGACGCCGGCCAGCAGCGTTGCGCCAAGCAGGCCAGCCGCAACTACGCCATGGCTCTCGGGCTTTATGACGTGGCCAAGGGCAGCCTCGACACCCTGCGCAAACTGCTCGTGCCCAAAAAGGGCGTCTACGGGGCCACGGGACGTATGGCCACAGGCACGTCCGGACCGGGGATCATCAGCGGGAGACTCTAA
- the flgK gene encoding flagellar hook-associated protein FlgK — protein sequence MSSLSSILSIGRSGLTASQAALQVTGNNIANVDTEGYSKQSVVLVDGNYITSSPGQLGSGVVAQEVVRSYDALTQSQYLSQISVRDRWKALYNGLTSIQSYFNESNTNGANAALSTVFGDWGDLTANTADTATRQTMLEDTNTLLSIYRSMASSLEDQKAALDTAITDDVATLNQLAKDVADINRQINQHQIDGKSIPNGLYDLRDSKVENIASMVDVNVVDNGKGDYTVYTKSGQTIVDGTEAYSFDYKQGQTVRQLSAASLAANSDAQCYYEGTDSHEYTVRVVNTGGVGTGATFKVSLDGGHSWLTDANGNTAIYQAEDTTGKVKVGDLDIWFGQMNDSGTAPTSDLNAGDTFTLVPKKALYWHTTAGTEENVTPQLHADGTDDERRLTGGALAGALLLRDENLAGYQDSLDATVNSMVWEINRIHSQGAGLTNFSSVQGTYGVVDSNAALGSNQAGLTYGNRLASGAAMIYVYDANGNLASSDGIWMDPTATTLNDFVTSINTAFSGTLNASVVNGRLAISAASGYSFQFGDDSSGILAALGVNTLLTGSTASDVAINSVVTGDTNRVNVGHVGTDGLTASGDNTTAKSMTGLADKKVDFFVTGKATANQTISGYYGAMVGQVGADTASANYQATYQTALASQIKDQKLSISGVSLDEELTNLIKFQHAYQAAAKLISTADSLFQTVLGLKN from the coding sequence ATGTCGAGCTTAAGCTCCATCCTGTCCATCGGGCGATCGGGCCTGACCGCCTCGCAGGCCGCCCTGCAGGTGACGGGCAACAACATCGCCAACGTCGACACCGAGGGCTACAGCAAGCAGTCCGTGGTGCTGGTCGATGGAAACTACATCACGTCCTCGCCCGGCCAGCTCGGTTCCGGCGTGGTGGCCCAAGAGGTGGTGCGCTCCTACGACGCCCTGACCCAATCCCAATACCTGTCCCAGATTTCCGTGCGCGACCGCTGGAAGGCGCTCTATAACGGCCTGACTTCCATCCAGAGCTATTTCAACGAGTCCAACACGAACGGGGCCAACGCGGCCTTGTCCACGGTCTTCGGGGATTGGGGCGATCTGACCGCCAACACCGCCGATACGGCCACGCGCCAGACCATGCTCGAGGACACGAACACGCTGCTTTCCATCTACCGCTCCATGGCCTCCTCGCTGGAGGACCAGAAGGCGGCCCTCGACACGGCCATCACCGACGACGTCGCCACCCTCAACCAGCTGGCCAAGGACGTGGCCGACATCAACCGGCAGATCAACCAGCACCAGATCGACGGTAAGAGCATTCCCAACGGCCTCTACGACCTGCGCGACTCCAAGGTCGAGAACATCGCCTCCATGGTGGACGTCAATGTCGTGGACAACGGCAAGGGCGACTACACGGTCTACACCAAGTCCGGGCAGACCATCGTGGACGGCACCGAGGCCTACAGCTTCGACTACAAGCAGGGCCAGACGGTCCGCCAGCTCAGCGCCGCTTCGCTCGCCGCGAACTCGGACGCCCAATGTTATTACGAAGGCACGGATTCCCACGAATACACGGTCCGGGTGGTCAATACCGGCGGCGTGGGAACCGGGGCGACGTTCAAGGTCTCGCTCGACGGCGGCCATTCCTGGCTGACCGATGCCAACGGCAACACCGCCATTTACCAGGCCGAAGACACAACGGGCAAAGTCAAGGTCGGTGACCTGGACATCTGGTTCGGCCAGATGAACGATTCGGGCACCGCCCCGACAAGCGACCTCAACGCCGGCGACACCTTCACCCTGGTGCCCAAGAAGGCCCTTTACTGGCACACCACGGCCGGCACCGAGGAAAACGTCACGCCGCAGTTGCATGCCGACGGCACGGACGACGAACGCCGGCTGACCGGCGGGGCGCTGGCCGGGGCGCTTTTGCTGCGCGACGAGAACCTGGCCGGCTATCAGGATTCCCTCGACGCCACGGTCAACAGCATGGTCTGGGAGATCAACCGCATCCATTCCCAGGGCGCGGGGCTCACGAATTTTTCCTCGGTCCAGGGGACCTACGGCGTGGTGGACTCCAACGCCGCTTTGGGCAGCAACCAGGCCGGCCTGACCTACGGCAACCGCCTGGCCTCGGGCGCGGCCATGATCTACGTCTACGACGCCAACGGCAATCTGGCGTCGAGCGACGGCATCTGGATGGACCCGACCGCCACCACGCTCAACGACTTCGTCACGTCGATCAACACCGCCTTCAGCGGTACGCTGAACGCCTCCGTGGTCAACGGCCGGCTCGCCATCAGCGCGGCCAGCGGCTATTCCTTCCAATTCGGCGACGATTCCTCGGGCATTCTGGCCGCCCTTGGCGTCAACACGCTCCTGACCGGCTCCACCGCCTCGGACGTGGCCATAAACAGCGTCGTGACGGGCGATACCAACCGGGTCAACGTGGGCCATGTCGGTACGGACGGTTTGACGGCCTCGGGCGACAACACCACGGCCAAGTCCATGACCGGGCTGGCGGACAAGAAGGTCGACTTCTTCGTGACCGGCAAGGCCACCGCCAACCAGACCATAAGCGGCTATTACGGCGCCATGGTCGGGCAGGTCGGCGCGGACACCGCCAGCGCCAACTACCAGGCCACCTACCAGACGGCCCTGGCCTCCCAGATCAAGGACCAGAAGCTTTCGATTTCCGGCGTCAGCCTCGACGAGGAGCTGACCAACCTCATCAAGTTCCAGCACGCCTACCAGGCGGCGGCCAAGCTCATCAGCACGGCCGATTCCTTGTTCCAGACGGTTCTGGGGCTTAAAAACTAG
- a CDS encoding flagellar basal body P-ring protein FlgI, whose translation MSTSLAMRPVRALAVLALAALTMLAALPLTAGTAHGARIKDIASVSGMRRNQLVGYGLVVGLSGTGDQRGSDFTVQSIFNMLDKMGVRVDKATLKPKNVAAVMVTAQMPVSARPGSRLDVTVSSIGDATSLLGGVLLVTPMKGVDGNIYAIAQGSVLVGGVSAQGAGASVSKNITTVGLLPGGANVERAVAFSFNDQADLTLSLRNPDFSTATRVAKRVNETMGAAMATAIDAGTIRLAVPPENQGNLAPLMASIENIEVTPDHRARVVVDEKTGTVVLGQNVQISPVAITHGNLQIQVQESADVSQPLPFSGGQTVVTPQTNIGVTEENRKLKMIEGATLQELVEGLNALGATPRDLISILRTLESSGALAADLEVN comes from the coding sequence ATGAGCACAAGCCTCGCCATGCGTCCGGTTCGCGCCCTGGCCGTCCTGGCCCTGGCCGCCCTCACCATGCTTGCGGCGCTGCCCCTTACGGCCGGGACGGCCCATGGCGCGCGCATCAAGGACATCGCCAGCGTTTCGGGCATGCGCCGAAACCAGCTCGTGGGCTACGGCCTTGTGGTCGGGCTTTCCGGCACCGGCGACCAGCGCGGCTCGGACTTTACGGTCCAGTCCATCTTCAACATGCTCGATAAGATGGGCGTGCGCGTGGATAAGGCCACGCTGAAGCCCAAGAACGTGGCCGCGGTCATGGTCACGGCCCAGATGCCCGTTTCGGCCCGACCCGGCAGCCGGCTGGACGTGACCGTGTCCTCCATCGGCGACGCCACGAGCCTGCTTGGCGGCGTGCTGCTGGTGACGCCCATGAAGGGCGTCGACGGCAACATCTACGCCATCGCCCAGGGCTCGGTGCTGGTCGGCGGCGTCTCGGCCCAGGGGGCCGGGGCTTCGGTGTCCAAGAACATCACCACGGTGGGCCTGCTTCCGGGCGGCGCCAACGTGGAGCGCGCCGTGGCCTTTTCCTTCAACGACCAGGCCGATCTGACGCTGTCGCTTCGCAACCCCGACTTTTCCACGGCCACCCGCGTGGCCAAGCGCGTCAACGAAACCATGGGCGCGGCCATGGCCACGGCCATCGACGCCGGCACCATCCGCCTGGCCGTGCCGCCGGAAAACCAGGGCAACCTGGCGCCGCTTATGGCCTCCATCGAAAACATCGAGGTCACCCCGGACCACCGGGCCCGGGTGGTGGTGGACGAAAAGACCGGCACCGTGGTCCTCGGGCAGAACGTCCAGATTTCCCCCGTGGCCATCACCCACGGCAACCTGCAGATCCAGGTCCAGGAATCCGCCGACGTGTCCCAGCCGCTGCCGTTCTCGGGCGGCCAGACCGTGGTCACGCCCCAGACCAACATCGGGGTGACCGAGGAGAACCGCAAGCTCAAGATGATCGAAGGCGCCACGCTCCAGGAGCTGGTGGAAGGGCTCAACGCCCTGGGCGCGACGCCGCGCGACCTCATAAGCATCCTGCGCACCCTGGAATCGTCCGGGGCGCTGGCCGCCGACCTGGAGGTCAACTAA